CGGCGTAGGTGATCGTCGATGCGGGCGTTGCCTGCATGGCCGCGACGAGCGAGCGCTCGACGTACCGGGTCAGGGCGCGGGTCTGCGGGAGCAGGACCTGCACGCCGTAGTCCTTGATATCGAGGTCCAGGTCGCCGTCCGAGAGTGGGACGAGCGAGTAAGCCTCGACGTCGAGTGAGACCGCGATGCTCTGCTCGGTGATCGCGTCCTTGGTGAGGGTCGCGAGGGAGTTCACCGGGCGGGTCTGCGCGGGAACGGCGCCAGGGACGCGAACGCGGACGCTCGAGCCGATGGAACCGGCAAACTCGCTGTCGAGGTCGCGGTGTACCAGGGAGGCGAGGCCCAAGGTCCTGTCCGACGAGTGCGGCAGCGGTGGACGCGATGGCGTCCGGGGTGAGGAGGGTGTTGCTCATGGTGTTGTCTCCAGGGGAGTAGATGGCGCCGGGATTGACGCCGATTGAGTGGGGGAGACGCTCTGCGCGACCGTGCGCGCGTCGGCCTTGCCGTGGCGCGTTTGGTCAGGGTTGGGGTGGTGCGGTTGACGGCGCCGGACTACCGGGTTCGTCTGGTGGCGCCGAAGCGCCGGACCGGGCCGTGCGACGGCGAGACCTGCTCGCCTGTCGTGTAAACGGCCACGGAGGATTGTGGGCGCCGCGTTAGGCGGCGAGGGGGAGGTGCATGGCGCCGTTGGTGTGGGCGTCTAGAGCGGCGCGGAGCGCGCTCGTGGCGGAGGCCAAGGTGTCAGCGGCAACGGCCAGAGCAGACTCGGCGCCGTAGATGGAGGCGCGCAGGGCAAGGCGCCGCTCATCGAGGGCGATGTTGGCCGTGGGGTCTGAGATGCGACCTGAGGGGCGGCTCTCGCCGTCTAGGTTCCGGGGGTTCACCCGGGCGGGCGGCTCCCATTGCTGGGCGGAGGCGGTGCTCAAGGTCTTAGCGAGGTCGACCAGAGCGGCGCCATGAGCCTCGAGCGCGGCGGCGGTGGTCGGGGTAGCGGTGGTCATGACGGCGCTCTCGTTCGGGGGAGGACCGGAGGCGGCTGCATCCGGCGGACATAGGTCTGCCCATAGGAGTAGGGCGCCATTGGCCCATGTCGTGCCCAGAATCCCGAAATATTTTCGCCGGGGCGCGCGGCGCTCCCGCGTGTGACGAAGGTGACGAAAGTGACCCCTACTCCCTATCTCTTCTTGAGAGAGAGACCCCTAATAAAAGAAATAGAGAGAGGGTCACTTTCGTCACCTTCGTCACATCCGACTCCGTCGTGCGCCCCGGCGCCGACTTGAAGGAACCGCCGAGGTCGTTTGTGCCCCGCAGTGCGCCCGCCGCGGCGCCGACCGCCTCGTGGCGGCGCTGGCGACGGCAAAACGGATTGTTGGGTGGGTTCAGAATTGGCACCGGCAGAGAGGCGCACAGCGCGTTAGATGGCACCATTAGCTCGCGCACGGGGGCGCATCTGAGTAGCCAGGTTGTGTTCGCATGGGAGTTGCCCTCCCCATGTCCTAGCCGGGTTCCTGCGGCGCTAGAGGCGGCGCGCCCGGCGTGCGATAGCGGAGCGGTTGAGGTCCTCGTCGGCGGCGTCATAGTCGACCACGGGCTCGGACTCGGGGTTGAGGTGCGTGGCGATCTTGTGCCAGATGTGCACGCGGTCAATCGTGCGACCGGAGGCAACCTCGACGTGCAGGAGGGCACGGACGACGTCGCGTTGACGGTCCATGTCGAGGGCGGTGAATCGCTCGCCGACGGTCTGGACCATGGCGGCAAACTCGCCCATGGTCCACTCGCGGGAGTCGCCGACGAGGTCGTGTGCGATTTCGGAGAGAGTCGCGGA
This is a stretch of genomic DNA from Cryobacterium soli. It encodes these proteins:
- a CDS encoding DUF7169 domain-containing protein; this encodes MTTATPTTAAALEAHGAALVDLAKTLSTASAQQWEPPARVNPRNLDGESRPSGRISDPTANIALDERRLALRASIYGAESALAVAADTLASATSALRAALDAHTNGAMHLPLAA